A window of the Flavobacteriales bacterium genome harbors these coding sequences:
- a CDS encoding aminotransferase class V-fold PLP-dependent enzyme, which produces MEFKVKDSARRFELWEKSDALKLGMIAAIDYALDVGMKEIEAYNTTIRERLLSNLSSLEGVHVLDQGSRVANIITLRKEGCSLEEMQDHLDRHDVVYSVTRKSNAYIDFDKKQVDWAIRISPHYFNTLEEMDRLASIIESV; this is translated from the coding sequence CATGGAGTTCAAGGTCAAGGACAGTGCCCGTAGATTCGAACTCTGGGAGAAATCCGATGCCCTTAAACTCGGAATGATCGCGGCCATCGATTATGCTCTGGATGTAGGCATGAAAGAGATAGAAGCCTATAATACGACTATCAGAGAGCGGCTGCTCTCCAACCTATCCTCCCTTGAGGGGGTGCACGTGTTGGACCAAGGTAGTCGTGTTGCCAATATCATCACGCTCAGAAAAGAAGGCTGTTCTCTGGAAGAAATGCAAGACCATTTGGACCGTCATGATGTGGTCTATTCGGTAACAAGAAAGTCCAATGCCTATATCGATTTCGATAAGAAACAGGTGGATTGGGCGATCCGAATCTCACCACACTATTTCAACACTCTGGAGGAGATGGATCGATTGGCATCCATTATCGAATCCGTTTGA
- a CDS encoding DUF2911 domain-containing protein: MKTLANLMLACTLLWGLQGLAQIDTPQPSPLCTISQKVGLTDVDVTYSRPGMKSRTIFGGLVPYGEMWRLGANASTKLTVSSDVTIGGLEVPKGKYAMYVIPEAEAWTIVIHKNISHWGVGDYTDKDDLGRFRVDVTPMQDQMETLTIEFGGFTSDGADMMIMWENTMVKFPIKTNAVEEVEAQIQKVLVDGPGPGTYYQAARFYLDNDKDLEQAHTWIDMAIEKRPEAFWYVHQKAKIQAKLGMKKEAIATATKSMEMAKANEDGDFGYVANNETLIKEIKEGKYKK, from the coding sequence ATGAAGACACTAGCTAACCTTATGCTGGCCTGTACCCTCCTCTGGGGTCTACAAGGACTGGCGCAGATCGATACCCCACAACCGAGCCCCTTGTGCACCATTTCACAAAAGGTAGGCCTGACCGATGTAGATGTGACCTATAGCCGTCCCGGCATGAAATCACGTACCATCTTCGGTGGACTGGTACCTTATGGAGAGATGTGGCGTCTCGGTGCCAATGCCTCTACCAAGTTGACCGTCAGTTCAGATGTGACCATCGGTGGATTGGAAGTGCCTAAGGGCAAATACGCCATGTATGTCATTCCAGAAGCGGAAGCCTGGACCATCGTCATCCACAAGAACATCTCACACTGGGGTGTAGGTGACTATACCGATAAAGACGATCTCGGTCGTTTCAGGGTAGATGTCACTCCCATGCAGGATCAGATGGAGACTTTGACCATCGAATTCGGTGGATTCACTTCCGATGGTGCTGACATGATGATCATGTGGGAGAATACCATGGTCAAATTCCCGATCAAGACCAACGCTGTAGAAGAAGTAGAGGCCCAGATCCAGAAAGTTCTGGTGGATGGACCAGGTCCTGGCACCTACTATCAGGCTGCCCGTTTCTATTTGGACAATGACAAGGACCTCGAGCAGGCACACACATGGATCGATATGGCCATAGAGAAGCGTCCAGAAGCGTTCTGGTATGTTCACCAAAAAGCCAAGATCCAAGCCAAGTTGGGCATGAAGAAGGAGGCGATTGCTACCGCTACGAAGAGCATGGAGATGGCCAAGGCCAATGAAGATGGAGACTTCGGTTACGTGGCCAATAACGAGACCTTGATCAAGGAGATCAAAGAAGGCAAGTACAAGAAGTGA